The Micromonas commoda chromosome 1, complete sequence region cctcgccgggtcatcaccgccgcggatctcgcgagcgatcctcgcgcgtcgtcatccgcccATACGACCCGAGACGCGGAACAGGCTCAGCTCGAGAAGCACCTCACCGCCCCGTTCACGTCCCGCGACCTGTTCGGCATatgccgcggcgcgtgcaccgtctgcgacgcgcgcgagtgcCCGGGCGGATACCTcaaggcgacgcgcgactaCGGCAAAGACGCctgggaggaggcgaggcgccgcggcgatctgaGGCACCCGTGCAACAAGGACGACATGACCAACTGCACGCGGTGCGGGTGCGAGGCTGGGAAacacgcggtggacgagggagcggacgcgcgc contains the following coding sequences:
- a CDS encoding predicted protein; this translates as MAPAAPPPPRRVITAADLASDPRASSSAHTTRDAEQAQLEKHLTAPFTSRDLFGICRGACTVCDARECPGGYLKATRDYGKDAWEEARRRGDLRHPCNKDDMTNCTRCGCEAGKHAVDEGADARERGNDAFARGDYHRALLAYSK